A DNA window from Bacillus oleivorans contains the following coding sequences:
- a CDS encoding MFS transporter has protein sequence MKSIHFYLETLKVRNILILSLATFLYSLTFYTTIFTLFLVERGLNYVEIFLLESILSASIVLFEVPSGVLADRFGRKKVIIASICLFTLSTFIIAFSHSFLWFVVESVLYGIGIAAMSGADSAMIYESLQKKQKKALADYSFSSLSTAATMAMVISLPLGGWMAEYSLDLPVYITCMSLTAATAVSFFLKETYINETKKSETKRIIHSLGTIIKKSPFLFLFQAIQSMASGFVFSLVYLNQPLFLSYDIEMQAFGWIMLVIHLLSSGVVLMAPMVRRKYGLTFIFSFTFFAPGISLFLLSFQPSMIMGITLLTLAITIHGVNDPIYRTFLNELVSDQNRATSLSIINLTGSIVGMCIKPLIGFFTEIDLYPAFTLMGSIMMTLAILIPFMLKKIKSLQI, from the coding sequence ATGAAATCCATTCATTTTTATTTAGAAACTCTAAAGGTAAGGAATATATTGATCCTTTCCCTAGCCACTTTTTTATACTCTTTAACTTTTTATACAACCATATTTACTCTCTTTTTAGTCGAACGCGGATTAAATTATGTAGAAATCTTTTTATTGGAAAGTATTCTATCCGCTTCAATCGTTCTATTTGAAGTCCCATCTGGAGTGTTAGCTGATCGGTTCGGCCGGAAAAAGGTGATTATTGCTTCAATATGTTTGTTTACCTTAAGCACCTTTATTATTGCCTTCAGTCATAGCTTTCTTTGGTTTGTTGTGGAATCCGTGCTTTACGGAATCGGAATAGCAGCTATGTCGGGTGCGGATTCAGCGATGATTTATGAAAGCTTACAAAAGAAGCAAAAAAAAGCATTGGCTGATTATTCCTTCTCAAGCCTTAGTACTGCTGCGACAATGGCAATGGTTATCAGCCTTCCATTAGGGGGATGGATGGCAGAGTATTCATTAGATCTGCCTGTTTATATCACTTGTATGTCTTTAACTGCTGCAACAGCGGTATCATTCTTTTTAAAAGAGACGTACATAAACGAAACGAAAAAGTCTGAAACCAAACGGATCATTCATTCGTTGGGGACCATCATCAAAAAGAGTCCGTTTCTTTTTTTATTCCAAGCAATCCAATCGATGGCTTCTGGTTTTGTTTTTAGCCTGGTCTATCTAAATCAGCCGCTATTTCTCTCCTATGACATTGAAATGCAAGCGTTTGGCTGGATAATGCTTGTGATCCACTTGCTGAGTTCGGGAGTAGTACTGATGGCACCCATGGTACGAAGAAAATACGGTTTAACGTTTATTTTTAGTTTTACATTCTTTGCTCCGGGCATCTCTTTATTTCTATTATCCTTTCAGCCATCTATGATCATGGGGATTACCCTGTTAACACTTGCTATTACGATTCATGGCGTAAATGATCCTATTTATCGGACATTTTTGAATGAACTCGTTTCCGATCAAAACAGGGCCACATCTCTTTCTATAATCAATCTGACAGGAAGTATTGTCGGTATGTGCATTAAACCTCTTATTGGTTTTTTCACTGAAATCGATCTTTATCCAGCATTTACATTAATGGGAAGTATTATGATGACACTAGCAATCTTGATCCCCTTTATGCTGAAAAAAATCAAAAGCCTCCAAATCTAA
- a CDS encoding BadF/BadG/BcrA/BcrD ATPase family protein: protein MTYVIGIDGGGTKTMATCYDLDSAKALFTAETGRVNFLIQFEESVEQVSRAIEACVNYMENVQPEKILIGAAGAISKEICKRAEREIQVRWYQQVRVIDDARLAHTALLQGQDGILVIAGTGSIALGRCNGMEWRTGGWGYLLGDEGSGYWVSIKAIQYALHQLEMSQNNDGLTNALLQRINGQSISDIKNFVYSSARQEIAGLSKLISEEANRNSEAALSILRRAGVELALLVKRSLSAAPDPKQKLKIAVSGSLLMKNDVVFESFKQVIERDLPMNEIIRENQDVCSAVLYTEINVQ from the coding sequence ATGACATATGTGATTGGGATAGACGGCGGCGGAACTAAGACAATGGCAACCTGTTATGATTTGGATTCTGCTAAAGCTCTATTTACGGCTGAAACCGGCCGGGTTAATTTCTTAATCCAATTTGAAGAAAGTGTTGAGCAAGTTTCCCGTGCGATCGAAGCATGTGTAAATTATATGGAGAATGTTCAGCCGGAAAAAATCTTAATTGGAGCAGCGGGTGCGATTTCTAAAGAGATTTGCAAGCGGGCAGAGCGGGAGATTCAAGTGAGATGGTATCAGCAAGTACGTGTGATTGATGATGCGCGGCTTGCCCATACTGCTCTGCTTCAAGGACAAGATGGAATTTTGGTTATTGCCGGGACAGGCTCTATTGCACTTGGCCGGTGCAATGGAATGGAATGGCGTACAGGCGGCTGGGGTTATTTGTTAGGCGATGAGGGCAGCGGTTATTGGGTGAGTATTAAAGCGATTCAATATGCTTTACACCAGCTTGAAATGAGTCAAAATAATGATGGATTAACAAATGCTTTGCTGCAAAGAATTAATGGCCAATCCATTTCAGATATCAAAAACTTTGTCTACAGCTCTGCGAGACAGGAGATTGCTGGACTTTCTAAACTTATTAGTGAAGAAGCCAATAGAAATTCAGAGGCAGCCTTATCGATTTTGCGAAGAGCTGGGGTGGAATTAGCTTTATTAGTGAAACGATCCTTATCTGCCGCACCCGATCCCAAACAGAAACTGAAAATAGCTGTTTCTGGAAGTCTGCTTATGAAGAATGATGTTGTTTTTGAATCGTTCAAACAAGTGATCGAGCGGGATTTACCGATGAATGAAATTATTAGAGAGAATCAGGATGTATGCAGTGCAGTCTTATATACAGAGATAAACGTTCAATAA
- a CDS encoding MurR/RpiR family transcriptional regulator: protein MLNEMLSQLPPSEKKIASYILEHPHEALSLTASELGKRSATSSAAVIRLCKSLDLKGLQDLKLRIAGDLQKKKSAGVRDIEPNESPISIIEKMTNNSIQTIGETAELLSIDELTKAVEILKNARTIHFFGLGASHIIAQDAQQKFLRINRFATAFTDMHLVATLIANAHQDDVIVGISFSGQTFEVAKILELANQKGVNTISLTKYGASIVSEQADIRLYTSATMEPTFRSGATSSRIAQLHVIDILFMCVASQAYEKTVTYLDETREAVGFLRENIKSRKN, encoded by the coding sequence ATGCTGAATGAAATGTTATCTCAGCTGCCTCCTTCCGAGAAAAAAATTGCTTCATATATTTTAGAACATCCACATGAAGCCCTATCATTAACTGCCAGTGAATTGGGAAAAAGAAGTGCAACCAGCAGCGCTGCTGTTATTCGGCTCTGCAAATCATTAGACCTTAAAGGATTGCAAGATTTAAAGCTTCGGATTGCAGGAGATTTGCAGAAAAAGAAATCAGCAGGGGTTCGGGATATTGAACCGAACGAATCCCCGATCTCTATAATTGAAAAAATGACCAATAACAGCATTCAAACAATAGGGGAAACTGCTGAATTATTAAGCATTGACGAGCTCACTAAAGCTGTTGAGATCTTAAAAAATGCAAGAACGATACACTTTTTTGGATTGGGCGCTTCCCATATCATTGCTCAGGATGCCCAACAAAAATTCTTGCGGATTAATAGATTTGCAACCGCCTTCACCGATATGCATTTGGTTGCCACATTAATAGCCAATGCCCATCAGGATGATGTTATTGTAGGGATCTCTTTTTCAGGGCAAACCTTTGAAGTTGCGAAAATATTAGAACTTGCCAATCAAAAGGGTGTTAATACGATTAGTTTAACTAAATATGGTGCGTCGATTGTCTCGGAACAAGCAGATATTCGCTTGTATACATCGGCAACCATGGAACCAACTTTTCGAAGCGGGGCAACTTCTTCGAGAATTGCCCAATTACACGTCATTGATATTCTCTTTATGTGTGTCGCCTCCCAAGCCTATGAAAAAACAGTCACATACTTAGATGAAACAAGAGAAGCAGTAGGATTTTTACGGGAAAATATTAAATCAAGGAAAAACTAA